One Malaclemys terrapin pileata isolate rMalTer1 chromosome 7, rMalTer1.hap1, whole genome shotgun sequence genomic region harbors:
- the RPS24 gene encoding 40S ribosomal protein S24 isoform X1, which produces MNDTVTIRTRKFMTNRLLQRKQMVIDVLHPGKATVPKTEIREKLAKMYKTTPDVIFVFGFRTHFGGGKTTGFGMIYDSLDYAKKNEPKHRLARHGLYEKKKTSRKQRKERKNRMKKVRGTAKANVGAGKKK; this is translated from the exons ATG AATGACACTGTGACCATCAGAACCAGGAAGTTCATGACTAATAGACTGCTTCAGCGTAAACAGATG GTGATTGATGTTCTTCATCCTGGAAAGGCCACAGTTCCCAAAACTGAAATCAGAGAAAAGCTGGCAAAAATGTACAAAACAACGCCAGATGTAATTTTCGTCTTTGGCTTCAGAACCCATTTTGGTGGTGGCAAGACAACAGGCTTTGGCATGATTTATGATTCCCTGGACTATGCAAAGAAGAATGAACCAAAGCACAGATTGGCCAGG CATGGCTTGTATGAAAAGAAGAAGACTTCGAGAAAACAGCGAAAGGAGCGTAAGAACAGAATGAAGAAAGTCAGGGGCACAGCCAAGGCAAATGTTGGTGCTGGCAAGAAG
- the RPS24 gene encoding 40S ribosomal protein S24 isoform X2: MNDTVTIRTRKFMTNRLLQRKQMVIDVLHPGKATVPKTEIREKLAKMYKTTPDVIFVFGFRTHFGGGKTTGFGMIYDSLDYAKKNEPKHRLARHGLYEKKKTSRKQRKERKNRMKKVRGTAKANVGAGKK; this comes from the exons ATG AATGACACTGTGACCATCAGAACCAGGAAGTTCATGACTAATAGACTGCTTCAGCGTAAACAGATG GTGATTGATGTTCTTCATCCTGGAAAGGCCACAGTTCCCAAAACTGAAATCAGAGAAAAGCTGGCAAAAATGTACAAAACAACGCCAGATGTAATTTTCGTCTTTGGCTTCAGAACCCATTTTGGTGGTGGCAAGACAACAGGCTTTGGCATGATTTATGATTCCCTGGACTATGCAAAGAAGAATGAACCAAAGCACAGATTGGCCAGG CATGGCTTGTATGAAAAGAAGAAGACTTCGAGAAAACAGCGAAAGGAGCGTAAGAACAGAATGAAGAAAGTCAGGGGCACAGCCAAGGCAAATGTTGGTGCTGGCAAGAAG